A region from the Malus domestica chromosome 07, GDT2T_hap1 genome encodes:
- the LOC103439321 gene encoding phosphatidylinositol 4-kinase gamma 4 yields MSSAVIAALTPVHSEPAFPQSCMSSDESILIYLSVSGSTTPLSVLGSDSIESVKLRIQTYKGFVAKKQKLVCGGRELARSNSILREYGVTDGNILHLVLRLSDLQEINVRTTCGKEFTFHVERGQDVGYVKQKIAKKSKEFVDLEEQEVVYDGKLLEDQRLIDDICKHNDAVLHLLVRKSAKVRARPVVKNFELSVVASQLDDGKNYEVGGDNVTRQYDEHDFKRDYEVVLRKPPDRGFLLEPVIVNRKIELPSQIRDMVHDTSVGLDSGSYPIRSMEGTGGAYFMLDSSGQKYVSVFKPIDEEPMAQNNPRGLPLSLDGEGLKKGTRVGEGAFREVAAYLLDHPMGGYRMPFGNAKGFAGVPPTFIVKCFHKVFNHPGDATVKIGSLQKFMENSGSCEDMGPAAFPTEEVHKISVLDIRLANADRHAGNILLGKEGEDGQTVLIPIDHGYCLPETFEDITFDWLYWPQARKPYADEVIDYIKSLDAEEDIAILKFHGWDMPRKCARTLRISTMLLKKGAERQFTPFAIGNIMCRKTLNKESIIEEMVQEAEDSVLPDSSEDSFLETVSQIMDRRLEEIARSLS; encoded by the exons ATGTCGTCGGCCGTTATTGCTGCTCTTACTCCGGTTCACAGTGAGCCCGCGTTTCCCCAATCGtgtatgtcttcggatgaatcGATATTGATATATCTCTCTGTGTCTGGGTCAACTACTCCTCTGAGTGTTTTGGGATCGGACTCTATTGAATCAGTGAAGCTTAGGATACAAACCTATAAAGGGTTTGTTGCTAAGAAGCAAAAGTTAGTTTGTGGAGGTAGAGAGCTGGCTAGGAGCAATTCCATACTCCGGGAATACGGGGTCACTGATGGGAATATTCTACATTTGGTCCTTAGGCTTTCTGACCTTCAAGAGATCAATGTCCGAACGACTTGCGGTAAAGAGTTTACCTTCCACGTGGAACGTGGTCAAGATGTTGGATATGTGAAGCAAAAGATTGCAAAGAAGAGTAAAGAGTTTGTTGATCTAGAAGAACAAGAAGTTGTGTATGATGGAAAACTACTTGAAGATCAGAGACTTATTGATGACATATGTAAACATAATGATGCTGTCTTACATCTGTTGGTCCGGAAGTCTGCAAAAGTTAGGGCCAGGCCAGTTGTGAAGAACTTTGAATTGTCAGTTGTGGCGTCACAGTTGGATGATGGGAAAAATTATGAAGTTGGTGGAGATAATGTGACGCGACAATATGATGAGCATGACTTTAAGAGAGATTATGAAGTTGTGCTGAGAAAACCTCCTGACAGGGGATTTTTGTTGGAGCCTGTCATTGTTAACCGCAAGATTGAATTACCTTCCCAGATTCGGGATATGGTTCATGACACGTCTGTCGGACTAGATAGTGGGAGTTATCCAATCAGGTCCATGGAGGGTACAGGAGGAGCGTACTTTATGCTAGACTCGTCAGGTCAAAAGTATGTATCTGTTTTTAAGCCGATTGATGAGGAGCCTATGGCTCAAAACAATCCGAGGGGGCTGCCATTGTCATTGGATGGTGAAGGATTGAAAAAGGGAACAAGAGTTGGAGAAGGAGCATTTAGGGAAGTGGCAGCTTACCTCTTGGATCATCCAATGGGTGGATATCGCATGCCCTTTGGCAATGCAAAGGGCTTTGCTGGGGTCCCCCCTACATTTATTGTCAAGTGCTTCCATAAAGTGTTCAACCATCCTGGGGATGCCACTGTTAAGATCGGGTCCTTGCAGAAGTTCATGGAGAATAGTGGAAGTTGCGAAGACATGGGCCCTGCTGCTTTCCCAACTGAGGAAGTGCATAAGATTTCTGTTTTAGATATCAGATTGGCAAATGCGGACAGGCATGCTGGAAACATTTTGCTGGGCAAAGAGGGTGAAGATGGCCAGACTGTGCTGATTCCAATTGATCATGGCTACTGCTTACCTGAAACA TTTGAAGACATTACATTTGACTGGTTGTATTGGCCACAAGCACGCAAGCCTTATGCTGACGAGGTCATCGATTACATCAAATCACTGGATGCAGAAGAAGATATTGCCATTTTGAAGTTCCATGGATGGGACATGCCCCGAAAATGTGCCCGCACACTTCGCATTTCAACCATGCTGTTGAAGAAAGGGGCAGAGAGACAGTTCACTCCCTTTGCTATAGGAAACATAATGTGCAGAAAAACCCTGAACAAGGAATCCATCATTGAGGAGATGGTGCAAGAAGCAGAGGATTCTGTGCTCCCGGATTCAAGTGAAGATTCTTTTCTTGAGACCGTGTCCCAAATTATGGACCGTCGCCTTGAAGAGATTGCAAGATCACTTTCGTAA
- the LOC103439352 gene encoding LOW QUALITY PROTEIN: uncharacterized protein (The sequence of the model RefSeq protein was modified relative to this genomic sequence to represent the inferred CDS: inserted 3 bases in 2 codons; substituted 3 bases at 3 genomic stop codons) produces MSTEPHHFPSIYSSVTAEKFRAFAQFGGLTSRRNSLRKKITDGPRVNQNSIPLTPSSEFQFLNSNVVDSESQCSNLISDDSVKESKFGNGVVDDSVAETGNAEESNSKRLGDSVLLSKLEGWMDKYRRDTEYWGIGSGHIFTVVQDSDGSVKAVSVNEDEILRRSRVEXGELEGSVEMNLKFLQAESLAREMERGNNGIPRNSSIAKFVNEGEGLVKAIQGFTLGSELIPKLSRVGRLVLYGFIALWALKKLFTFGNKEERYSELEKEMMRRKIKARKEKEMLEPSSVEVVQAAPELPLGSFKKPSLEKQQLMKVIGRGKSSNGNLALQVSPSSMITAEYTDFDDKVQEXRNMARQAREIESRDRDRNNIQTLNDEISDETVNEISDETEAVKRHGDEQENILPNLVNGDFRQSEGSDDTSSSKKLDFVEDGNNQTSSISNIEVSDDRESTNQDVTKSEQNLHLPDNAPFRESRKSSNGSLQVKPRSVKEAREYLSTKDDKTKLNEELRFEPVPRSDVLGRLQSAKDFGNNGSQGEFVVSNVLASVVPDETSDPPSTENSNSDSMIESSVKYEKWMEENFNEFEPIAKKIGVGFRDNYMVSRGKADEESIMSSDMTQLGSNEEDDSELEWMKDDSLREIVLQVRDNELAGRDPFHMMDAEDKDAFFKGLEKKVEKESTNLTKLHELLHSNIENLTYGADGISIYDPLEKIIPRWKGPPLEKSPEFLNYFQEQRKSIFAENDGTSVNKDEQNFLQNSTGSQSHENIAATPITNDPNKKDIRSSKTIIEGSDGSVRAGKKSGKXFXQHTEKWSQGFLESYNTETDPEIKSTMRDMGKGLDRWITEKEIQEAADLIDRMPEKSKEFMEKKLSKLXREMELFGPQAFVSKYHEYAEDKKEDYLWWFDLPYVLCIELYTVDNEEQRIGFYSVEMAADLELEPKPYHVIAFEDSNDCKNLGYVIQAQMETLGNGHAFVVAQQPKDVFREAKTNGFSVTVIRKGELPLNVDQTLEEVEEQISEIGSKIYHDRIMRERSMDISSLMKGVFGFSGRPIMKKRPTQTMKSAIGFSGKPAKKSFILMGLFPCNTEQAENTKALIRAILYHCILFCEYEHFLTSLYL; encoded by the exons ATGTCTACAGAACCCCATCATTTTCCATCTATTTACTCTTCTGTAACAGCAGAAAAGTTTCGAGCTTTCGCGCAGTTCGGTGGGCTTACCAGCCGCAGAAACTCGCTGAGGAAGAAGATCACTGACGGCCCAAGGGTGAACCAGAATTCCATTCCTTTAACCCCAAGTTCTGAATTTCAGTTTTTGAATAGTAATGTTGTTGATTCTGAGAGTCAGTGTAGTAATTTGATTTCTGATGATAGTGTGAAAGAGAGTAAATTTGGTAATGGGGTTGTTGATGATAGTGTTGCTGAAACGGGTAATGCAGAAGAATCGAATTCGAAGCGTCTTGGTGATTCGGTTTTGTTGAGTAAATTGGAGGGTTGGATGGACAAGTATAGGAGGGATACTGAGTACTGGGGCATTGGTTCGGGTCATATTTTCACTGTTGTGCAAGATTCTGATGGTAGTGTGAAGGCGGTTTCGGTTAATGAGGATGAAATCTTGAGGAGAAGCCGAGTTGAGTGAGGGGAACTGGAGGGCTCGGTGGAGATGAACTTGAAATTTTTGCAGGCGGAGAGTTTAGCTAGAGAGATGGAAAGAGGGAACAATGGGATTCCGAGGAATAGTTCCATAGCCAAGTTCGTTAATGAGGGTGAGGGTCTTGTGAAGGCGATTCAGGGTTTTACTCTTGGATCGGAGTTGATACCAAAGCTATCTCGAGTTGGGAGATTGGTGTTGTATGGTTTCATTGCGTTGTGGGCATTGAAGAAGTTATTCACTTTTGGAAATAAAGAAGAGCGATACTCGGAATTGGAGAAGGAAATGATGAGGAGAAAGATCAAAGCAAGAAAGGAGAAAGAGATGTTAGAACCGAGCAGTGTGGAAGTTGTTCAAGCAGCTCCGGAACTGCCACTGGGTTCCTTTAAAAAGCCTAGCCTTGAGAAGCAACAACTTATGAAAGTTATTGGGAGAGGAAAATCTTCAAATGGTAACCTGGCTCTACaagtttctccaagttccaTGATCACTGCTGAGTATACAGATTTTGATGATAAAGTTCAGG TCAGAAATATGGCCAGGCAAGCACGAGAAATTGAGAGCAGGGATAGGGACAGAAACAATATTCAGACTCTGAATGATGAAATTTCAGATGAAACTGTAAATGAAATTTCGGATGAAACAGAAGCTGTCAAACGGCATGGAGACGAGCAAGAAAATATTCTACCCAACCTTGTAAATGGAGATTTCAGGCAAAGTGAGGGTAGTGATGATACTTCTTCTAGTAAAAAGTTAGACTTTGTTGAGGATGGGAATAATCAAACTTCTAGTATTTCAAATATAGAGGTTTCAGATGATCGGGAAAGCACTAACCAGGATGTAACAAAGTCTGAACAGAATTTACACTTACCAGACAATGCTCCTTTTAGGGAGTCCAGAAAGTCCAGCAATGGTTCCCTGCAAGTAAAACCAAGGTCAGTGAAAGAAGCTAGGGAGTATCTTTCTACAAAAGATGACAAAACAAAGCTAAATGAAGAGCTCCGGTTTGAACCTGTCCCTAGAAGTGATGTTCTTGGAAGGCTACAAAGTGCTAAAGACTTTGGTAACAATGGAAGCCAGGGAGAGTTCGTGGTCAGCAATGTTTTAGCTTCTGTGGTTCCAGATGAAACATCAGATCCTCCATCTACTGAAAATAGTAACAGTGATTCAATGATAGAATCATCTGTTAAATATGAGAAGTGGATGGAGGAAAActttaatgaatttgaacctATAGCTAAGAAGATTGGAGTTGGTTTTAGAGATAATTACATGGTTTCAAGAGGAAAAGCAGATGAAGAATCAATTATGAGTTCGGACATGACACagcttggatctaacgaagaaGATGACAGTGAACTTGAATGGATGAAAGATGATAGTCTAAGGGAAATTGTCCTTCAAGTCCGAGACAATGAGTTGGCAGGAAGGGATCCGTTTCATATGATGGATGCTGAAGATAAGGATGCATTTTTTAAGGGTCTTGAGAAGAAAGTTGAGAAAGAGAGTACAAACCTGACGAAACTGCATGAGTTACTCCATTCGAACATTGAAAACCTCACTTATGGTGCAG ACGGTATCAGCATCTATGATCCACTAGAGAAAATTATACCCCGCTGGAAAGGTCCCCCATTAGAAAAGAGTCCTGAATTCTTGAATTATTTCCAAGAGCAGCGGAAGTCAATTTTTGCTGAGAATGATGGGACTTCGGTGAATAAAGACGAGCAGAACTTTCTTCAAAACTCAACAGGATCCCAATCCCATGAGAATATTGCTGCCACTCCCATAACCAATGACCCAAATAAGAAGGATATTAGAAGTTCAAAGACAATTATAGAAGGGAGCGATGGTTCTgttagggctggaaaaaaatcagGAAAGTAGTTTTGACAACACACAGAAAAATGGTCTCAGGGGTTTTTGGAATCCTACAACACGGAGACAGACCCAGAAATTAAATCCACTATGAGAGACATGGGGAAGGGTTTAGATCGATGGATCACTGAAAAAGAAATACAGGAAGCTGCTGATCTGATAGACAGAATGCCTGAAAAAAGTAAGGAATTCATGGAAAAGAAACTCAGCAAGCT AAGAGAGATGGAATTGTTTGGGCCACAAGCTTTTGTGAGCAAATACCATGAATATGCAGAAGATAAGAAAGAAGATTACTTGTGGTGGTTCGATCTTCCTTATGTGCTG TGCATTGAGCTGTACACAGTTGATAATGAAGAACAAAGGATTGGATTTTATTCAGTGGAGATGGCTGCGGATCTTGAATTGGAACCAAAGCCATACCATGTGATTGCTTTCGAGGACAGtaatgattgcaaaaatcttgGTTATGTCATACAGGCTCAAATGGAAACACTTGGGAATGGCCATGCCTTTGTTGTTGCCCAGCAACCTAAG GATGTTTTTCGAGAAGCCAAAACAAATGGCTTCAGTGTAACTGTCATTAGGAAAGGAGAGCTTCCGCTCAATGTGGACCAAACTTTGGAAGAAGTAGAGGAACAGATCAGTGAGATTGGGAGCAAAATCTACCATGATAGGATCATGCGGGAGCGCTCTATGGATATAAGCTCGTTGATGAAGGGTGTATTTGGGTTCAGCGGCAGACCTATTATGAA AAAAAGACCAACACAAACAATGAAGAGTGCAATTGGTTTCAGTGGCAAGCCCGCTAAGAAGTCCTTCATTCTGATGGGGTTGTTTCCATGCAATACTGAACAAGCAGAGAACACCAAAGCATTGATTCGTGCTATTTTATATCATTGCATTTTATTTTGCGAGTATGAACATTTTCTTACATCTCTATATCTTTGA
- the LOC103439323 gene encoding E3 ubiquitin-protein ligase SINAT3 isoform X1, giving the protein MESDIIESFASLDLIDDDEIHSRPIHQFVSVPKAHSNTGSNIPGTTSVHELLECPVCTNSMYPPIHQCHNGHTLCSTCKARVHNRCPTCRQELGDIRCLALEKVAESLELPCKYCSLGCPEIFPYYSKLKHEAVCNFRPYNCPYAGSDCSTVGDIPFLVSHLRDDHKVDMHSGCTFNHRYVKSNPREVENATWMLTVFHCFGQYFCLHFEAFQLGMAPVYMAFLRFMGDEAEARNYSYSLEVGGNGRKLIWEGNPRSIRDSHKKVRDSHDGLIIQRNMALFFSGGDRKELKLRVTGRILKEQQNPEGAKVCEVPCTIAVQTD; this is encoded by the exons ATGGAATCAGACATCATTGAAAGTTTTGCGTCTTTGGATTTGATTGACGATGACGAGATCCATAGCCGTCCGATTCACCAGTTTGTTTCAGTTCCGAAGGCGCACAGCAACACCGGCAGTAACATTCCCGGCACCACCAGCGTCCACGAGCTTCTTGAATGCCCTGTTTGTACCAATTCAATGTACCCTCCAATCCATCAG TGTCACAATGGGCATACCCTTTGTTCCACCTGTAAAGCAAGGGTGCATAACCGGTGCCCAACTTGTAGACAGGAGCTTGGTGACATAAGGTGTCTAGCACTGGAGAAGGTTGCTGAATCGCTTGAACTGCCCTGCAAGTATTGCTCTCTAGGGTGCCCAGAGATATTTCCCTATTATAGTAAACTCAAACACGAGGCTGTCTGTAACTTCAGACCATACAACTGTCCATATGCTGGATCAGACTGCTCCACTGTTGGGGATATTCCattccttgtttctcacctcCGGGATGATCACAAGGTGGACATGCATTCCGGATGCACTTTTAATCATCGTTATGTAAAGTCTAATCCTCGTGAAGTAGAAAATGCCACATGGATGTTAACT GTCTTCCACTGTTTTGGTCAGTATTTCTGTCTACATTTTGAAGCCTTCCAGCTTGGTATGGCTCCTGTTTACATGGCATTTCTCCGGTTCATGGGGGATGAAGCAGAAGCTCGGAACTACAGCTACAGCCTGGAGGTTGGAGGAAATGGCCGAAAGCTGATTTGGGAGGGCAACCCAAGAAGCATAAGGGATAGCCACAAGAAGGTTAGAGACAGCCATGATGGCCTCATAATACAGCGCAACATGGCGCTTTTCTTCTCTGGTGGGGATAGGAAAGAGCTGAAGCTGCGGGTCACAGGACGAATATTGAAGGAACAGCAGAACCCAGAAG GGGCGAAAGTTTGTGAAGTACCGTGTACGATTGCAGTTCAAACTGACTGA
- the LOC103439323 gene encoding E3 ubiquitin-protein ligase SINAT3 isoform X3 encodes MESDIIESFASLDLIDDDEIHSRPIHQFVSVPKAHSNTGSNIPGTTSVHELLECPVCTNSMYPPIHQVFHCFGQYFCLHFEAFQLGMAPVYMAFLRFMGDEAEARNYSYSLEVGGNGRKLIWEGNPRSIRDSHKKVRDSHDGLIIQRNMALFFSGGDRKELKLRVTGRILKEQQNPEGAKVCEVPCTIAVQTD; translated from the exons ATGGAATCAGACATCATTGAAAGTTTTGCGTCTTTGGATTTGATTGACGATGACGAGATCCATAGCCGTCCGATTCACCAGTTTGTTTCAGTTCCGAAGGCGCACAGCAACACCGGCAGTAACATTCCCGGCACCACCAGCGTCCACGAGCTTCTTGAATGCCCTGTTTGTACCAATTCAATGTACCCTCCAATCCATCAG GTCTTCCACTGTTTTGGTCAGTATTTCTGTCTACATTTTGAAGCCTTCCAGCTTGGTATGGCTCCTGTTTACATGGCATTTCTCCGGTTCATGGGGGATGAAGCAGAAGCTCGGAACTACAGCTACAGCCTGGAGGTTGGAGGAAATGGCCGAAAGCTGATTTGGGAGGGCAACCCAAGAAGCATAAGGGATAGCCACAAGAAGGTTAGAGACAGCCATGATGGCCTCATAATACAGCGCAACATGGCGCTTTTCTTCTCTGGTGGGGATAGGAAAGAGCTGAAGCTGCGGGTCACAGGACGAATATTGAAGGAACAGCAGAACCCAGAAG GGGCGAAAGTTTGTGAAGTACCGTGTACGATTGCAGTTCAAACTGACTGA
- the LOC103439323 gene encoding E3 ubiquitin-protein ligase SINAT3 isoform X2 — protein MESDIIESFASLDLIDDDEIHSRPIHQFVSVPKAHSNTGSNIPGTTSVHELLECPVCTNSMYPPIHQCHNGHTLCSTCKARVHNRCPTCRQELGDIRCLALEKVAESLELPCKYCSLGCPEIFPYYSKLKHEAVCNFRPYNCPYAGSDCSTVGDIPFLVSHLRDDHKVDMHSGCTFNHRYVKSNPREVENATWMLTVFHCFGQYFCLHFEAFQLGMAPVYMAFLRFMGDEAEARNYSYSLEVGGNGRKLIWEGNPRSIRDSHKKVRDSHDGLIIQRNMALFFSGGDRKELKLRVTGRILKEQQNPEGGTCIPLCS, from the exons ATGGAATCAGACATCATTGAAAGTTTTGCGTCTTTGGATTTGATTGACGATGACGAGATCCATAGCCGTCCGATTCACCAGTTTGTTTCAGTTCCGAAGGCGCACAGCAACACCGGCAGTAACATTCCCGGCACCACCAGCGTCCACGAGCTTCTTGAATGCCCTGTTTGTACCAATTCAATGTACCCTCCAATCCATCAG TGTCACAATGGGCATACCCTTTGTTCCACCTGTAAAGCAAGGGTGCATAACCGGTGCCCAACTTGTAGACAGGAGCTTGGTGACATAAGGTGTCTAGCACTGGAGAAGGTTGCTGAATCGCTTGAACTGCCCTGCAAGTATTGCTCTCTAGGGTGCCCAGAGATATTTCCCTATTATAGTAAACTCAAACACGAGGCTGTCTGTAACTTCAGACCATACAACTGTCCATATGCTGGATCAGACTGCTCCACTGTTGGGGATATTCCattccttgtttctcacctcCGGGATGATCACAAGGTGGACATGCATTCCGGATGCACTTTTAATCATCGTTATGTAAAGTCTAATCCTCGTGAAGTAGAAAATGCCACATGGATGTTAACT GTCTTCCACTGTTTTGGTCAGTATTTCTGTCTACATTTTGAAGCCTTCCAGCTTGGTATGGCTCCTGTTTACATGGCATTTCTCCGGTTCATGGGGGATGAAGCAGAAGCTCGGAACTACAGCTACAGCCTGGAGGTTGGAGGAAATGGCCGAAAGCTGATTTGGGAGGGCAACCCAAGAAGCATAAGGGATAGCCACAAGAAGGTTAGAGACAGCCATGATGGCCTCATAATACAGCGCAACATGGCGCTTTTCTTCTCTGGTGGGGATAGGAAAGAGCTGAAGCTGCGGGTCACAGGACGAATATTGAAGGAACAGCAGAACCCAGAAGGTGGGACCTGCATACCTCTCTGTAGCTAG